A window from Methylococcus mesophilus encodes these proteins:
- the fae gene encoding formaldehyde-activating enzyme, whose translation MGKVNKLLVGEALCGGGNEIAHIDLIMGPRGSAAEAAFANTLTNNKDGFTSLLAVVAPNLLCKPNTVMFNKVTIKNGKQATQMFGPAQRGVAMAVADCVEDGTIPADEADDLFICVGVFIHWLAEDDAKIQDYNYEATKLSIKRAVAGEPKAADVVARKGSEAHPFAAHN comes from the coding sequence ATGGGTAAAGTAAACAAGTTGTTGGTCGGCGAAGCACTGTGCGGCGGCGGCAACGAGATCGCTCACATCGACCTGATCATGGGTCCCCGCGGCAGCGCTGCGGAAGCGGCATTCGCCAACACCCTGACCAACAACAAAGACGGCTTCACCTCCCTGCTGGCAGTGGTTGCACCCAACCTGCTGTGCAAGCCGAACACCGTCATGTTCAACAAGGTCACCATCAAGAACGGCAAGCAGGCCACCCAGATGTTCGGACCTGCACAGCGCGGTGTCGCCATGGCCGTTGCCGATTGCGTGGAAGACGGCACCATTCCGGCCGACGAAGCCGACGACCTGTTCATCTGCGTGGGCGTGTTCATCCACTGGCTGGCCGAAGACGACGCGAAGATCCAGGACTACAACTACGAAGCGACCAAGCTGTCCATCAAGCGCGCCGTCGCCGGCGAGCCGAAGGCTGCAGACGTCGTCGCTCGCAAGGGCAGCGAAGCTCATCCGTTCGCAGCTCACAACTAA
- a CDS encoding triphosphoribosyl-dephospho-CoA synthase: MTVSAASLEAAYRWACETELQAFKPGNVSVHSEGHGMTVEHFRQSALASAPELCRTEPCLGERIYRAIEATWDAVECNTNLGIVLLAAPLIAAGQTKRKEESLRNGLQRVLRATTIDDAAWVYRAIRLAQPGGLGEAPEHDVRIPPSIPLRDAMRLAAGRDRIAFQYTCDYTDVFDFIIPRYHSALSRWDNEGWAAVAAFSGVLARIPDSHIERKFGPRYSPWVSEKMVLIEKTLSYTARPESVLGLLRDVDADFKTCGINPGTTADLTVAGLLAVRLEAIFAGTRRG, from the coding sequence ATGACCGTGTCCGCCGCGTCACTCGAAGCCGCCTATCGCTGGGCGTGCGAGACCGAACTGCAGGCATTCAAACCCGGCAACGTCAGCGTGCACTCCGAAGGCCATGGCATGACCGTGGAACATTTCCGGCAGAGCGCTCTGGCCAGCGCGCCGGAGCTGTGCCGGACGGAACCGTGCCTGGGCGAACGCATTTACCGGGCAATCGAAGCCACGTGGGACGCAGTGGAGTGCAACACCAATCTGGGCATCGTGCTCCTGGCCGCGCCACTGATCGCCGCAGGCCAGACCAAACGGAAAGAAGAATCACTGAGAAACGGCCTGCAACGAGTCCTACGCGCCACCACGATTGATGACGCCGCGTGGGTGTACCGGGCCATCCGCCTGGCCCAACCCGGCGGCCTGGGCGAAGCCCCCGAGCACGATGTGCGCATCCCGCCGAGCATCCCGCTGCGCGACGCGATGCGGCTGGCCGCCGGCCGGGACCGCATTGCCTTTCAATACACCTGCGACTATACGGATGTTTTTGATTTCATAATTCCACGCTATCATAGTGCGCTGTCCCGATGGGACAATGAAGGCTGGGCGGCGGTGGCTGCGTTTTCCGGTGTGCTTGCGCGTATTCCGGACAGCCACATCGAACGCAAATTCGGGCCCCGTTACTCCCCGTGGGTATCGGAGAAGATGGTGCTCATCGAGAAAACGCTGTCCTATACCGCGCGACCTGAATCGGTTTTGGGGCTTCTACGGGACGTGGATGCCGATTTCAAGACGTGCGGGATAAACCCTGGCACGACTGCCGACCTGACGGTCGCCGGTCTGCTCGCCGTGCGCCTGGAGGCGATTTTCGCCGGGACACGCCGGGGTTAA
- a CDS encoding ATP-grasp domain-containing protein, producing MAEPGRIAIITDDPGWHGARLKQAFAERGFGCAYVSLTDCRLDLVDPALPVRLPGFREHLPAGVFVRGVPGGSLEQVTFYLDILHGLNLLGIPVYNDARAIERTVDKGMTSFLLLRAGIPTPPTWVLGDPEAAMEIARRELAAGHRLVSKPLFGSQGTGLQRHDRLEDLANLAPANGIYYLQRYVCCDENAPHDWRIFVIRGRTVAAMRRCGVTWLNNVAQGARCEPARLDDILLCRLAEDAARTLDMAYAGVDIIRDQHGRYTVLEVNSVPAWKGLQSVSDVVIADLLADDFLGRCQHAESVRCAAT from the coding sequence GTGGCTGAACCGGGGCGCATCGCCATCATCACGGATGACCCGGGCTGGCACGGGGCGCGGCTGAAACAGGCGTTCGCCGAGCGCGGTTTCGGCTGCGCCTACGTGTCGCTGACCGACTGCCGGCTGGACTTGGTAGACCCGGCGCTGCCGGTCCGCCTGCCGGGCTTCCGCGAACACCTGCCCGCGGGCGTGTTCGTACGGGGCGTCCCAGGCGGCTCGCTGGAACAGGTGACCTTCTACCTCGACATCCTGCACGGGCTAAACCTGCTCGGCATCCCCGTCTACAACGATGCCCGGGCCATCGAACGCACCGTGGACAAGGGCATGACCAGCTTCCTGCTGCTGCGGGCCGGGATTCCGACACCGCCGACCTGGGTGCTCGGAGATCCCGAGGCCGCCATGGAGATCGCCCGCCGCGAGCTGGCGGCCGGGCATCGCCTCGTCTCCAAGCCGTTGTTCGGCTCACAAGGCACCGGCCTGCAACGCCACGACCGCCTGGAAGACTTGGCAAACCTGGCCCCCGCCAACGGAATCTATTACCTCCAGCGTTACGTCTGCTGCGACGAGAACGCCCCCCACGACTGGCGCATTTTCGTCATCCGCGGGCGCACCGTGGCGGCGATGCGCCGCTGTGGCGTGACCTGGCTGAACAACGTGGCGCAAGGCGCGCGCTGCGAACCTGCCCGGCTCGACGACATCCTCCTGTGCCGCCTGGCGGAAGATGCCGCCAGGACACTGGACATGGCCTATGCCGGCGTCGACATCATCCGCGACCAGCACGGGCGCTACACGGTACTGGAAGTCAACAGCGTGCCAGCGTGGAAGGGCCTTCAGAGCGTCAGCGACGTGGTCATCGCCGATCTGCTCGCCGACGACTTTCTCGGCCGCTGCCAACACGCCGAGTCCGTGCGCTGCGCCGCGACATGA
- the mch gene encoding methenyltetrahydromethanopterin cyclohydrolase, with translation MQNRVSVNAHSQPIVKYLITYADKLRLQIDRLPNGCTIIDAGIKVPGSLEAGRLIGEICMGGLGRVTLTHTDTFSKWPLMVNVHTSNPVIACLGSQYAGWSLSHGEGKEGFYALGSGPARAMATKIKDGNEEPVEELYKELNYRDSHTETAIVMEVDKIPPVEVTDKIARACKLDPNHLTVILTPTSSLAGGMQVVARVLEVALHKAHALHFPLENIIDGTGCAPVPPPHPNFIKAMGRTNDAILFGGRVHLFVKGSDEAAETLANELPSSVSRDYGKPFAEVFKEYKYDFFKVDAMLFSPASVIVTTVDSGRSFHAGEVDVELLERSFGG, from the coding sequence ATGCAGAACCGCGTCAGCGTCAACGCTCACAGCCAGCCCATCGTCAAATACCTGATCACCTATGCCGACAAGCTGCGCCTCCAGATCGACCGGCTGCCCAACGGCTGTACCATCATCGACGCAGGCATCAAGGTACCCGGAAGCCTGGAAGCAGGCCGCCTCATCGGCGAAATCTGTATGGGCGGGCTCGGGCGCGTCACGCTCACCCACACCGACACCTTCAGCAAATGGCCGTTGATGGTTAACGTCCACACCTCCAATCCGGTGATCGCCTGCCTCGGCAGCCAATATGCCGGGTGGAGCCTTTCGCACGGCGAAGGCAAGGAAGGCTTCTATGCCCTCGGCTCGGGACCGGCGCGCGCCATGGCCACCAAAATCAAGGACGGCAACGAAGAGCCCGTGGAAGAGCTGTACAAGGAACTGAACTACCGTGACAGCCATACCGAAACGGCGATCGTGATGGAAGTCGACAAGATCCCGCCGGTCGAGGTCACCGACAAAATCGCCCGCGCCTGCAAGCTGGATCCCAATCATCTCACCGTCATCCTCACCCCGACCAGCAGTCTGGCGGGCGGCATGCAGGTAGTGGCACGGGTACTCGAAGTCGCCTTGCACAAGGCGCATGCCTTGCATTTCCCACTGGAAAACATCATCGACGGCACCGGCTGCGCCCCGGTGCCGCCGCCGCACCCGAACTTCATCAAGGCCATGGGCCGCACCAACGACGCCATCTTGTTTGGCGGGCGCGTACATCTGTTCGTCAAGGGCAGCGATGAAGCCGCCGAAACCCTGGCCAATGAGCTGCCGAGCTCGGTCTCGCGGGACTACGGCAAGCCGTTCGCCGAAGTATTCAAGGAATACAAATACGACTTCTTCAAAGTCGACGCCATGCTGTTCAGCCCAGCCAGCGTGATAGTCACAACCGTGGACTCCGGCCGCAGCTTCCATGCCGGGGAAGTGGACGTGGAACTCCTGGAGCGTTCGTTCGGTGGCTGA
- a CDS encoding ATP-grasp domain-containing protein: protein MGETGSALVVAASASTLSRSLKRGGWTPFAIDGFGDLDTREHCSECRVVPLGRNGFDASALRSALDRMEPTDVALYGGGLDSLPGVIEHLARGRLLAGNAAETVRLAKTPRLFFALLSGLGIPFPETRFDPPRDVCGWLVKHGGSEGGGAVAFASDTETSRPDRYFQRHLDTPPMSALFLADGTESKIVGFNTLWTLATDPHLPFRFAGAINRASLSVSQRETVRGIVAGLVPALRLRGLNSLDFMAGKDGEIRVLELNPRPSATMALYDDEFPSGLARLHIRACLERLPEFEVSASPVRAFRILYAPDDVKPRGPLEWPSWCRDRPGPGCSIEKGAPLCTITAEGADVSGVLRSLVARETSLMRTMTAGYDLAAICRPPGSRSAKHP from the coding sequence ATGGGGGAAACCGGCTCCGCCCTGGTGGTTGCGGCATCCGCCTCCACTCTCAGCCGCTCGCTGAAGCGAGGAGGATGGACGCCGTTCGCGATCGACGGATTCGGCGACCTTGACACCCGGGAACACTGCAGCGAATGCCGGGTCGTGCCGCTCGGCAGGAACGGCTTCGACGCCTCTGCCCTGCGATCGGCCCTTGACCGGATGGAACCCACCGACGTCGCGCTTTACGGCGGCGGCCTGGATTCGCTGCCCGGCGTGATCGAACACCTCGCCCGGGGACGCCTCCTCGCGGGCAATGCCGCAGAAACCGTCCGGCTCGCAAAGACGCCCCGCCTGTTCTTTGCACTGCTTTCCGGCCTGGGTATACCGTTCCCGGAAACGCGCTTCGACCCGCCCCGCGACGTTTGCGGCTGGCTGGTCAAGCATGGCGGTAGCGAGGGTGGAGGCGCCGTGGCTTTCGCCAGCGATACGGAAACCTCAAGACCGGACCGCTACTTCCAGCGCCACCTTGACACCCCCCCCATGTCGGCCTTGTTTCTAGCCGATGGCACGGAATCGAAAATCGTCGGTTTCAATACCCTTTGGACATTGGCAACCGATCCGCACCTGCCGTTCCGGTTTGCCGGAGCAATCAACCGGGCATCGCTGAGCGTGTCCCAACGGGAGACGGTACGCGGGATTGTGGCCGGGCTCGTCCCGGCTCTGCGGTTGCGCGGCCTGAACAGCCTCGATTTCATGGCAGGCAAGGATGGGGAAATCCGTGTGCTCGAACTCAATCCGCGCCCCAGCGCTACCATGGCGCTTTACGACGACGAGTTCCCCTCCGGCCTGGCCAGGCTTCATATCCGCGCCTGCCTCGAGAGGCTGCCCGAATTTGAAGTGTCCGCAAGCCCGGTCCGTGCCTTCCGAATCCTCTACGCCCCCGATGACGTGAAGCCTCGAGGGCCACTAGAATGGCCATCGTGGTGCCGGGACCGGCCCGGCCCCGGGTGCAGCATCGAGAAAGGCGCACCGCTGTGCACGATCACAGCCGAAGGAGCCGACGTAAGCGGCGTGCTTCGAAGTCTCGTCGCACGGGAAACCTCCCTCATGCGAACGATGACCGCCGGGTACGATCTCGCGGCCATCTGCCGCCCGCCCGGCAGCCGATCAGCGAAACATCCGTAA
- a CDS encoding beta-ribofuranosylaminobenzene 5'-phosphate synthase family protein encodes MPKPSPRVRVHAPARLHLGFIDISGTFGRRFGSIGVAIEDISTRLNLWPSREPRVVGPSAEKALAILEKLQAALSLPGSATVEIESAIPEHVGLGSGTQMALALGSALIRAYGLPLTPRDLAPLIERGARSGIGLASFEQGGLIVDGGRGPQTVSPPVIARLPIPEDWRFILVFDSRGQGLHGSQEIDAFRALPPFPEHEAARLSHLILMQTLPALAENRLETFGAGITEIQRSVGDYFAPAQGGRFTSPDVAAALEWLATQGAVGVGQSSWGPTGFCLVASEREAQRLAAANGAPDIAAYLDFKIARPRNRGADVTLAIPAAEPDPAQA; translated from the coding sequence ATGCCGAAACCGTCTCCCCGCGTCCGCGTCCACGCCCCCGCCCGTCTGCATCTCGGGTTCATCGACATCTCCGGCACATTCGGGCGCAGATTCGGCAGCATCGGCGTCGCGATCGAGGACATATCCACGCGCCTGAACCTTTGGCCGAGCCGAGAGCCGCGCGTTGTCGGACCGTCGGCGGAAAAAGCGCTGGCAATCCTGGAAAAGCTCCAAGCCGCTTTGAGCCTGCCGGGATCAGCCACAGTCGAAATCGAATCCGCAATTCCGGAGCATGTAGGCCTGGGATCCGGCACGCAAATGGCTCTTGCCTTGGGCAGCGCTCTGATCCGGGCCTATGGGCTGCCGCTCACTCCCAGAGATCTCGCGCCGCTCATCGAAAGGGGCGCGCGGTCGGGAATCGGACTGGCATCGTTCGAACAGGGCGGACTGATCGTCGACGGCGGACGCGGCCCGCAAACCGTCAGCCCGCCGGTGATCGCGCGCCTGCCGATACCGGAAGACTGGCGCTTCATCCTGGTGTTCGACTCACGAGGACAGGGCCTTCACGGCTCGCAGGAAATCGACGCCTTCCGGGCCTTGCCGCCGTTCCCGGAGCACGAGGCCGCCCGCCTGAGCCACCTGATTCTGATGCAGACATTGCCCGCCCTCGCGGAAAACCGGCTCGAGACCTTCGGTGCCGGCATCACCGAGATCCAACGATCCGTGGGCGACTATTTCGCGCCCGCACAAGGCGGGCGCTTCACCAGCCCCGACGTCGCCGCAGCCCTCGAGTGGCTCGCAACCCAAGGGGCTGTGGGCGTCGGGCAGAGCTCTTGGGGACCGACGGGCTTTTGTCTCGTCGCTTCCGAACGAGAGGCGCAGCGGCTGGCGGCGGCGAACGGCGCGCCGGATATCGCGGCGTATCTCGATTTCAAGATCGCCCGCCCCCGCAACCGGGGGGCCGACGTGACGCTTGCAATACCGGCCGCCGAGCCGGATCCCGCCCAAGCCTAG
- a CDS encoding formylmethanofuran dehydrogenase subunit B: MTDNTSAKVWDNVPSPFCGIASDDLKVEVSGSSVRVLANGDAVTIPGFELPVTDCAPRIAGKPVSLAEAVQRAATILRDARLPVFSGFGTDVNDTRAALSLIDKARGVFDQARAGGGVRNLLVLADSGWIATTLAEVKNRVEVLLVFGSDVEAAFPRFFERFVWNQETLFGQDPAKREVIYLGRAPSGDAAASPDGRRPQVIECAPQHLPELAAALSALARGASLQAETAGGVPVAALQGVVDRLKRSSYSVVTWVAGQLDFPHADLTVQQVCQAVTALNKETRAAVLPLGGQDGDRTASQVCAWLTGYPTRVSFARGFPEYDPYLNDTARLLSEGEADALVWVSSLSVAPPPAAELPTVVIGRSGMQFDKEPEVYIPVGVPGIDHAGHMYRCDNVVAMPLYPLRDCGLTSAAAALAAIEQSL, encoded by the coding sequence ATGACCGACAACACCTCGGCCAAGGTCTGGGACAACGTTCCCAGTCCGTTCTGCGGTATCGCCTCCGACGACCTGAAAGTTGAGGTTTCCGGTTCGAGCGTGCGGGTGCTGGCAAATGGCGATGCCGTCACGATTCCCGGTTTCGAACTACCCGTGACCGATTGCGCTCCCCGTATCGCCGGCAAGCCGGTTTCCCTGGCTGAGGCGGTGCAGCGGGCGGCGACGATTCTGAGGGATGCCAGGCTGCCGGTGTTCAGCGGCTTCGGAACCGATGTCAACGACACTCGCGCCGCGCTCTCGCTTATCGACAAGGCCCGCGGTGTCTTCGATCAGGCCCGCGCCGGCGGCGGCGTCCGCAACCTGCTGGTGCTGGCCGATTCGGGTTGGATCGCGACGACGCTGGCCGAAGTGAAGAACCGCGTCGAAGTGCTCCTGGTGTTCGGCAGCGATGTCGAGGCCGCCTTTCCCCGTTTTTTCGAGCGCTTCGTCTGGAACCAGGAAACCCTGTTCGGGCAGGATCCCGCCAAGCGGGAAGTGATCTATCTCGGCCGGGCTCCAAGTGGCGATGCGGCTGCATCTCCCGACGGGCGTCGTCCACAGGTGATCGAATGCGCTCCCCAGCATTTGCCGGAACTCGCCGCTGCGCTGTCGGCCCTTGCGCGGGGTGCATCGCTCCAAGCCGAAACGGCGGGCGGCGTGCCGGTCGCTGCGCTGCAGGGCGTCGTGGACCGGCTCAAGCGATCGAGCTACAGCGTCGTGACATGGGTGGCCGGGCAGCTCGATTTTCCCCACGCCGACCTGACGGTGCAGCAGGTTTGCCAGGCGGTGACGGCGCTCAACAAGGAGACCCGCGCTGCGGTGTTGCCCTTGGGGGGGCAAGACGGCGACCGGACCGCCAGCCAAGTCTGCGCCTGGCTGACCGGCTATCCTACCCGCGTGAGTTTCGCCCGCGGCTTTCCCGAATACGACCCGTACCTCAACGATACCGCGCGCTTGCTGAGCGAGGGCGAAGCCGACGCGCTGGTCTGGGTGTCCAGCCTCTCGGTGGCGCCGCCGCCGGCCGCCGAGCTGCCGACGGTGGTGATCGGCCGTTCCGGCATGCAGTTCGACAAGGAGCCGGAGGTGTACATTCCCGTCGGCGTTCCGGGTATCGACCATGCGGGCCACATGTACCGCTGCGACAACGTCGTGGCCATGCCGCTCTATCCGCTGCGCGATTGCGGGTTGACGAGTGCTGCCGCCGCGCTGGCGGCGATCGAGCAGTCGCTCTAG
- a CDS encoding formylmethanofuran dehydrogenase subunit A, whose translation MLIKLTGGTVYDPANGINGQVRNLFIRDGRIVHSLNGATPDQEYDLRGKVVMAGAIDMHTHIGGGKVTIARNLLPEDHRADPEPRRGLMRAGCGHAAPSTLTTGYRYAEMGYTAGFEPAVLPINARQAHMEMADVPLLDVGGYVMLGSDDFFLRLLSSGTDQQLINDYVAWTIRSAKAIGIKVVNPGGISAFKFNQRMLDLDEKHVYYGVTPRQILKSLARAVHELGVPHPLHVHGCNLGVPGNVETTLNTISGIEGLPMHLTHIQFHSYGVEGDRKFSSGAARIAEAINANKNITIDVGQILFGQTVTASGDSMRQHANAGHAHPDKWVCMDIECDAGCGVVPFKYRDKNFVNALQWCIGLETFLLIEDPWRVFLTTDHPNGAPFTAYPHLIRLLMDKSFRNDMLSTVNPEAAALSTLGTLDREYSLYEIAIMTRAGAARLLGLTDRGHLGAGAAADITVYTDQADKEKMFTRPDYVFKDGELVVRNGEVVKVVWGNLHTVQPEFDSGIEARLRDYFDRYHTMKLDNFVINDWEIEGDGRSKILVHPCHQGARS comes from the coding sequence ATGCTGATCAAGCTTACGGGCGGCACCGTTTACGATCCGGCGAACGGCATCAACGGACAGGTGCGCAACCTTTTCATCCGCGACGGCAGGATTGTCCATTCGCTGAACGGCGCAACGCCGGATCAAGAGTACGACCTGCGCGGCAAGGTGGTGATGGCCGGCGCCATCGACATGCATACCCACATCGGCGGCGGCAAGGTGACCATCGCCCGCAACCTGCTGCCGGAAGACCATCGTGCCGACCCCGAGCCGCGCCGGGGCCTGATGCGGGCAGGCTGCGGCCACGCCGCACCTTCGACCCTGACCACCGGCTACCGTTACGCGGAGATGGGCTACACCGCCGGTTTCGAGCCCGCCGTGCTGCCCATCAATGCGCGCCAGGCCCACATGGAGATGGCGGACGTTCCGCTGTTGGACGTCGGCGGCTACGTCATGCTGGGCAGCGACGATTTCTTCCTGCGGCTCTTGTCCTCCGGAACCGACCAGCAGCTGATCAACGACTACGTCGCCTGGACGATCCGTTCCGCCAAGGCGATCGGCATCAAAGTGGTCAATCCCGGGGGCATCAGCGCGTTCAAGTTCAACCAGCGCATGCTGGATCTGGACGAAAAGCACGTGTACTACGGCGTGACGCCTCGGCAGATTCTGAAATCCCTCGCGCGCGCCGTCCATGAACTGGGCGTGCCGCATCCGCTGCACGTCCACGGCTGCAACCTCGGGGTGCCGGGCAATGTCGAGACGACGCTGAACACCATCAGCGGCATCGAAGGCCTGCCGATGCATCTGACCCACATCCAGTTCCACAGCTACGGCGTCGAGGGGGACCGCAAGTTCTCCTCCGGCGCGGCGCGCATCGCCGAGGCCATCAACGCCAACAAGAACATCACGATCGACGTCGGGCAGATTCTATTCGGCCAGACCGTCACGGCTTCGGGCGATTCGATGCGTCAGCACGCCAACGCGGGCCATGCCCACCCGGACAAATGGGTCTGCATGGACATCGAATGCGACGCCGGCTGCGGCGTGGTGCCGTTCAAATACCGCGACAAGAACTTCGTCAACGCGCTGCAGTGGTGTATCGGCCTGGAAACCTTCCTGCTGATCGAAGATCCCTGGCGCGTCTTCCTGACCACGGATCACCCCAATGGGGCGCCGTTCACCGCCTATCCGCATCTGATCCGGCTGCTGATGGACAAGAGCTTCCGCAACGACATGTTGTCCACGGTCAATCCGGAAGCGGCAGCGCTGAGCACCCTGGGGACGCTCGACCGCGAATATTCCTTATATGAAATCGCCATCATGACCCGGGCCGGCGCGGCCCGGCTGCTGGGGCTGACCGACCGCGGCCACCTGGGGGCAGGAGCGGCGGCGGACATCACCGTCTACACCGATCAGGCCGATAAGGAAAAGATGTTCACCCGGCCGGATTACGTCTTCAAGGACGGCGAACTGGTCGTGCGCAACGGCGAGGTCGTCAAGGTCGTGTGGGGAAATCTGCATACCGTCCAGCCGGAATTCGACAGCGGCATCGAAGCGCGGCTGCGCGATTACTTCGACCGCTACCACACCATGAAGCTCGATAATTTCGTTATCAACGATTGGGAAATCGAGGGCGATGGCCGCAGCAAGATCCTCGTCCATCCCTGCCATCAGGGGGCACGGTCATGA
- the fhcD gene encoding formylmethanofuran--tetrahydromethanopterin N-formyltransferase, giving the protein MIINGVHIDETFAEAFPMRATRVIVTAQNLKWAHHAAQAMTGFATSVIACGCEAGIERELDPAETPDGRPGVSALLFAMGGKGLAKQLETRAGQCVLTSPTSALFAGIDEGEQIPLGKNLRYFGDGFQISKRIGGKRYWRVPVMDGEFLCQETTGMIKAVGGGNFLILAESQPQALAACEAAIEAMRRIPNVIMPFPGGVVRSGSKVGSKYKTLPASTNDAFCPTLKGQTRTELSPEIESVMEIVIDGLSDADITKAMRAGIEAACGLGAANGIRRVSAGNYGGKLGPFLFHLREIMA; this is encoded by the coding sequence ATGATCATCAACGGCGTACATATCGACGAGACGTTCGCGGAGGCGTTCCCGATGCGCGCCACGCGCGTGATCGTCACGGCCCAGAATCTCAAGTGGGCCCATCACGCGGCCCAGGCCATGACGGGCTTCGCGACCTCGGTCATCGCCTGCGGCTGCGAAGCTGGCATCGAGCGGGAACTCGATCCCGCCGAAACTCCGGACGGACGTCCTGGCGTATCGGCGCTGCTGTTCGCCATGGGCGGCAAGGGGCTGGCGAAGCAACTGGAGACACGGGCCGGGCAGTGCGTGCTGACCTCGCCCACCTCCGCGCTGTTCGCAGGGATCGACGAAGGCGAGCAAATCCCCCTGGGGAAGAATCTGCGTTATTTCGGTGACGGCTTCCAGATTTCCAAGCGGATCGGCGGCAAGCGCTATTGGCGCGTACCGGTTATGGACGGAGAGTTCCTCTGCCAGGAGACCACCGGGATGATCAAGGCGGTCGGCGGCGGCAATTTTCTCATCCTGGCCGAATCGCAGCCCCAGGCGTTGGCCGCGTGCGAGGCGGCGATCGAGGCGATGCGCAGGATTCCCAACGTCATCATGCCGTTCCCCGGCGGCGTCGTCCGGTCGGGTTCCAAGGTCGGCTCGAAGTACAAAACCCTGCCGGCATCGACCAACGACGCCTTCTGCCCGACCTTGAAAGGGCAAACGCGGACCGAGCTTTCGCCGGAAATCGAGTCGGTGATGGAAATCGTGATCGATGGCTTGAGCGATGCCGATATCACCAAGGCGATGCGCGCAGGCATCGAGGCGGCTTGCGGGCTGGGTGCAGCCAACGGCATCCGGCGCGTCAGCGCCGGCAACTACGGTGGCAAGCTCGGGCCGTTCCTGTTCCACCTCCGCGAAATCATGGCTTGA
- a CDS encoding formylmethanofuran dehydrogenase subunit C → MTALSFTLKSPLQQRLDVSPLVPDLLVGKSQKEVSALTLQYGNHRIAAGELFAIEGDDAESVRISGSPKLDFAGRGMTRGSLVIEGDAGAYAGMHMKGGRLYVSGSAGLYTACELKGGIVEISGNVGDLLGGALPGNKKGMSEGVVIVRGDAGDRVGDHMRRGSILIEGNAGSYLGARMTAGTIAVRGRIGACAGYAMKRGTLLLYGSPVAIGATFNDCGLHTLGFLPLLLKGYYGLDTWFSGPQARRARARRLAGDLSVQGKGEILLVA, encoded by the coding sequence ATGACTGCATTGAGCTTTACGCTGAAGTCGCCGCTGCAGCAGCGGCTGGACGTTTCTCCGCTCGTTCCGGATTTATTGGTGGGCAAGTCGCAAAAGGAGGTTTCCGCGCTGACCCTGCAATACGGCAATCATCGGATCGCCGCGGGGGAACTGTTCGCTATCGAAGGAGACGATGCGGAGTCGGTCCGTATTTCCGGCTCGCCGAAACTCGACTTCGCCGGCAGAGGGATGACGCGAGGTTCCCTCGTTATAGAGGGTGATGCTGGCGCTTACGCCGGTATGCACATGAAAGGAGGGCGTTTGTACGTGTCAGGTTCAGCCGGCCTGTATACGGCGTGCGAGCTCAAGGGCGGTATCGTCGAGATTTCCGGGAATGTCGGCGACCTGCTCGGCGGCGCTCTTCCCGGCAATAAAAAGGGCATGTCGGAAGGCGTCGTGATCGTTCGCGGCGATGCCGGAGACCGCGTCGGCGACCATATGCGCCGCGGTTCAATTCTGATCGAGGGCAATGCCGGGTCGTATCTCGGGGCCCGGATGACGGCCGGCACGATAGCCGTACGGGGTCGCATCGGCGCCTGTGCCGGCTATGCCATGAAGCGCGGAACCCTGTTGCTGTATGGTTCTCCGGTGGCCATCGGCGCCACCTTCAACGACTGCGGTCTGCATACCCTGGGTTTCCTGCCTTTGCTGCTCAAGGGGTACTACGGTCTGGACACTTGGTTCTCTGGCCCTCAAGCACGCCGCGCGCGCGCGCGTCGGCTGGCCGGAGATCTGTCGGTGCAAGGCAAGGGCGAAATCCTGTTGGTCGCTTGA